A region from the Fusibacter sp. A1 genome encodes:
- a CDS encoding DUF2161 family putative PD-(D/E)XK-type phosphodiesterase has protein sequence MGFKSEAALYPHVKSFFEKKGYVVKSEVKKCDVVAVKGEDVLVVELKKSFSLKLVMQAVERQKYCSSVYVAFPVTEAIRARKRMSEVKLLLKRLHLGMILIDERPSGVLVEVALLPKFEVFREDKKAQKALLKEFNERKFDLNTGGMTKSKIVTAYRERVINVACFLRMNGPTQVKVIKQATELVDVQSIVSGNHYGWFNRTAKGIYEFDDSQMSKLMEFDALVVFYENYYLDRLVDKDE, from the coding sequence ATGGGATTTAAAAGTGAAGCGGCCTTATATCCACACGTAAAGTCCTTTTTTGAAAAGAAAGGTTATGTGGTTAAATCTGAAGTAAAAAAATGCGATGTTGTCGCTGTAAAAGGCGAAGACGTTCTGGTAGTTGAGTTAAAGAAAAGTTTTTCTCTAAAGTTAGTGATGCAGGCGGTGGAAAGGCAAAAATACTGCTCCAGTGTGTATGTGGCATTTCCTGTCACAGAAGCTATTCGTGCACGAAAACGGATGTCAGAAGTGAAACTGCTTCTTAAAAGACTGCACCTGGGAATGATTCTAATTGATGAACGACCGTCCGGTGTTTTAGTCGAAGTGGCTTTGCTACCGAAGTTTGAAGTCTTTAGGGAAGACAAAAAGGCACAGAAGGCACTCTTAAAGGAGTTCAATGAACGAAAGTTTGATTTGAATACCGGTGGGATGACAAAATCGAAAATTGTCACCGCATATCGAGAGCGTGTTATTAATGTTGCGTGTTTTTTACGGATGAATGGTCCGACCCAGGTAAAAGTGATCAAACAAGCGACGGAACTTGTGGACGTGCAAAGTATTGTAAGCGGCAATCACTATGGTTGGTTCAATAGGACTGCAAAAGGCATTTATGAGTTTGACGATTCCCAGATGAGCAAGTTGATGGAGTTCGATGCCCTGGTGGTATTTTATGAAAACTACTATTTGGACCGTTTGGTGGATAAGGATGAATAA
- a CDS encoding ABC transporter permease, whose translation MSPFKLQVTQLLRAKGFLVVYVLSLLLLFISLRGWLPFSTVQMELSIAVIDNDESQDSRTFIDLLEENTLVRPILTSEADAVKLLKREVIEAYLVIPKDYFKPFGRQQLSLNYLTYNAVAPVLVDVIAQDLMPFIAKSRLIRATTTYLDDSWTETALEYYTLYEEDSSFSLTTQLVLVDTWLGIKGDINQKKINYARSLIGYGLTLIILLLVLTLSGSGLTDYGLQPRTGTIFGLNRSLFISRRVVHYTLVLLPWFFILNSIAGQIGLTLNAALAILVMGVLVIVLYYELLSLFQLKFQRHIYAQLITISLVLIPALLGGAFFSIDLLSGPILELVGWLPFYHITQVFYECLTSGGLSAQHRLLIGCYVLVIGLIMSYNYKKTSTRISV comes from the coding sequence ATGAGCCCTTTCAAATTGCAGGTGACACAGTTGTTAAGAGCAAAGGGATTTCTGGTGGTTTATGTCCTTTCGCTCCTACTTCTTTTCATAAGTCTTAGGGGCTGGCTACCCTTTAGTACCGTTCAGATGGAGCTTTCTATTGCGGTGATCGATAACGACGAGTCGCAAGACAGCCGTACCTTCATCGACTTGCTAGAAGAAAACACACTTGTCCGACCGATTCTCACATCAGAGGCAGACGCGGTCAAACTGCTGAAGCGTGAAGTCATAGAAGCATACCTTGTGATTCCAAAGGATTACTTCAAGCCATTCGGCAGACAACAGCTCTCGCTAAACTACTTGACCTACAATGCCGTAGCTCCAGTCCTTGTCGACGTGATCGCCCAGGACCTAATGCCCTTCATCGCAAAGTCGAGGCTAATACGCGCCACCACAACCTATCTGGACGATTCCTGGACAGAAACAGCGCTTGAGTATTACACCCTTTATGAAGAGGATAGCTCTTTTTCACTGACAACCCAGCTAGTGCTAGTGGATACGTGGCTTGGTATCAAGGGAGATATCAATCAAAAGAAAATCAATTATGCCCGCAGCCTTATCGGCTACGGTTTGACCCTGATCATCTTGCTGCTTGTTCTGACACTTTCTGGTAGCGGACTCACAGACTACGGCTTGCAGCCGAGAACAGGCACCATATTCGGACTCAACCGCTCCCTCTTCATTAGCCGTAGGGTCGTCCACTACACCTTGGTCCTACTGCCTTGGTTTTTCATACTCAACAGCATCGCCGGTCAGATCGGACTGACCTTAAACGCGGCGCTTGCGATTCTTGTGATGGGGGTTCTTGTGATTGTACTTTACTACGAACTGCTCAGTCTTTTTCAGCTAAAGTTCCAAAGGCACATCTATGCTCAGCTGATCACCATCAGCCTGGTACTCATACCGGCGCTATTGGGAGGAGCCTTTTTCTCCATCGACCTCTTGTCCGGCCCCATACTCGAATTAGTCGGGTGGCTCCCCTTTTATCATATCACCCAGGTGTTTTACGAATGCCTCACCTCCGGTGGGCTTTCAGCGCAACATCGGTTGTTAATCGGTTGCTATGTGCTTGTGATCGGGCTTATCATGAGCTATAATTACAAAAAAACAAGCACAAGGATTAGTGTCTGA
- a CDS encoding ABC transporter permease produces MFKQLMIVMKKELRRVFTDRRLVVTSFILPMISIALIYSVMGIMIQKTSDDIDEHLTEVLGVNVPGPIVVLFDQNQSLRLTKGELIEEEVETLLLDGVFDYYLYFDENFEEEVADSSTSSSPLVIGRYSPKSDYAQEANVKVYELLEGYRNQVLANRLGGENQLKVYDFDASEIAIPQEERGIERSFADLIPMLISVFIFAGAMSIGIDSIAGEKERGTLATMLVTPVDRGVIIGGKMLSLGVVALCSTISSFLGVLLSIPFSAGFLSSGEGFTLSEFILGPYELFLFLVCMLGLVGVYVTIISVLSMIASSVKEAGAYITPAYMAVMVSAFMNMFGGSEAASVQYYIPIFNNLVNMKQILLGNANTLMVMIAFFTSMAFTVALILIARAMMHKEKVVFPS; encoded by the coding sequence ATGTTTAAACAGTTGATGATTGTTATGAAAAAAGAGTTGAGGCGTGTGTTCACCGATAGAAGACTTGTGGTGACCAGCTTTATTTTACCCATGATCAGTATCGCCCTCATCTATTCGGTAATGGGCATTATGATTCAAAAGACATCTGACGATATCGACGAGCATTTGACAGAAGTCTTGGGCGTGAATGTTCCAGGCCCGATTGTGGTGCTGTTCGACCAGAATCAAAGTCTTAGGCTCACCAAAGGCGAACTGATCGAAGAGGAAGTTGAAACGCTACTTTTAGACGGCGTGTTCGATTATTACTTATATTTTGATGAAAACTTTGAAGAAGAGGTCGCTGATAGCAGTACGAGTTCCTCGCCGCTTGTGATTGGAAGATACTCGCCTAAAAGCGACTATGCTCAGGAAGCGAACGTAAAGGTGTATGAGCTGCTTGAGGGCTACCGTAATCAGGTGCTCGCAAATCGGCTGGGTGGCGAGAACCAACTTAAAGTATATGATTTTGACGCTTCGGAGATAGCCATACCCCAGGAGGAACGAGGCATTGAACGGTCGTTCGCCGACTTGATTCCAATGCTTATTTCGGTATTCATCTTTGCTGGGGCGATGAGCATCGGTATCGATTCGATCGCCGGCGAAAAAGAACGGGGAACGCTTGCGACCATGCTTGTCACACCGGTTGATCGCGGAGTGATCATCGGAGGCAAGATGCTCAGTCTCGGGGTAGTCGCGCTGTGCTCGACGATTTCGTCATTTTTGGGAGTGCTGCTCTCGATTCCCTTTTCGGCGGGTTTCTTATCCTCTGGTGAAGGATTCACCCTATCTGAGTTCATCTTGGGGCCCTATGAGTTGTTTCTGTTTCTTGTGTGCATGCTGGGACTTGTCGGGGTTTATGTGACGATAATTTCTGTGCTTTCCATGATCGCCAGCAGCGTGAAGGAAGCTGGCGCATATATCACACCAGCCTACATGGCTGTGATGGTTTCTGCATTTATGAACATGTTCGGAGGCAGCGAGGCGGCATCGGTTCAGTATTACATACCGATCTTCAACAACCTTGTGAACATGAAGCAAATTCTTTTAGGGAATGCGAACACGCTGATGGTTATGATCGCCTTTTTCACGTCCATGGCATTCACAGTGGCTTTGATTTTGATCGCTAGAGCGATGATGCATAAGGAGAAGGTGGTGTTTCCGTCATGA
- a CDS encoding radical SAM protein: MFGYIRSILPFSYVDGPGNRSVIFFQGCNMNCGYCHNPETIPICTQADEDVSKMDVDQIVEVLKPYLNFVSGVTVSGGECTVQAEFLLELVRALNKLKVDVLVDTNGSRPEVIEQIMPFISGVMLDIKSIDDEESKDLTGMKPSGVLRTFEMLIEADMLYEVRTVVHESLDSERTVKWVCGRLKQADSGARYKIIAFRPHGVKGDWAKYKQVGGPYLKELVATAKSYGVEVVLVD; encoded by the coding sequence TTGTTTGGATATATTCGTAGCATACTACCCTTTAGTTATGTGGATGGGCCCGGCAACAGGAGTGTAATCTTTTTTCAGGGCTGCAATATGAACTGCGGCTACTGCCACAACCCCGAAACGATTCCGATTTGCACACAGGCCGACGAGGATGTGTCGAAGATGGACGTTGACCAGATAGTAGAGGTCTTAAAACCCTACTTGAATTTTGTCAGCGGAGTAACCGTTTCTGGAGGCGAATGCACGGTTCAGGCCGAGTTTCTGCTTGAGCTTGTGAGGGCCCTCAATAAGCTGAAGGTTGATGTACTGGTCGATACGAACGGTTCTCGACCAGAAGTTATTGAACAGATCATGCCTTTTATCAGCGGTGTGATGCTGGATATAAAATCGATTGATGATGAGGAAAGTAAGGACTTGACCGGAATGAAACCCTCAGGCGTACTAAGAACCTTTGAAATGCTGATTGAGGCGGACATGCTTTATGAAGTGCGAACGGTGGTCCATGAATCACTGGATTCTGAGCGGACTGTAAAATGGGTTTGCGGGCGATTGAAGCAGGCAGACAGTGGCGCACGGTATAAGATCATCGCCTTTAGACCTCATGGTGTCAAGGGCGATTGGGCGAAGTATAAACAGGTCGGAGGGCCTTATCTGAAGGAACTGGTTGCCACCGCGAAAAGTTACGGTGTAGAAGTGGTGTTGGTCGATTAG
- a CDS encoding VOC family protein — MKFSSMMTFLYFDQFESATDFFESVLELEMVFDPGWARVYQTSGGAFLGAVDRSKGSVETEYKGGTLISLTVDDLEASFEKIKSYTPNTITEIKHFEDLGLKSFFFKGPEGYDFEIQMFLNDTLKLIF; from the coding sequence ATGAAATTTTCTTCTATGATGACATTTTTATATTTTGATCAGTTTGAGTCGGCTACCGATTTTTTTGAAAGCGTACTTGAACTCGAGATGGTGTTTGATCCTGGATGGGCTCGCGTTTATCAGACTTCCGGTGGTGCGTTTTTAGGTGCTGTTGATCGATCTAAAGGTTCAGTGGAGACTGAATATAAAGGTGGCACACTCATCAGTCTGACTGTTGATGATCTTGAAGCCAGTTTTGAAAAAATCAAATCCTATACGCCAAACACAATTACTGAGATTAAGCACTTCGAAGATTTGGGATTAAAGTCTTTCTTTTTTAAGGGTCCTGAGGGATACGATTTTGAAATTCAAATGTTCCTAAATGATACACTGAAGTTGATTTTTTAG
- a CDS encoding nitronate monooxygenase family protein produces the protein MKFPSLQISKLKPKFPIIQGGMAVKISTARLAAAVANEGGIGIIAGTGLTIEELKAEIRKARELTDGIIGVNILFAVSEFADLVKVSIQEGIDLVISGAGFSRDMFQWGKEAGTPIVPIVSSSKGAKMAEKLGASAIIVEGKEAGGHLGTDRSIKDIITEVIEAVKIPVVAAGGIMDGFDIHEFVKLGVQGVQMGTRFAATHESNASEEMKAHYISCGKEDVVLVDSPVGLPGRALKSTFTERIRIDGGETIEHCVNCLKRCSRSFCIMNGLYAAVGNDIPENALYFSGENIHKITSILSVKEVFENLKREFAQADAMDNQ, from the coding sequence ATGAAGTTTCCAAGCTTACAAATCAGCAAACTAAAGCCGAAGTTCCCTATTATCCAAGGCGGAATGGCAGTGAAGATCTCAACTGCAAGACTTGCCGCAGCAGTTGCGAATGAAGGCGGAATAGGAATCATCGCCGGCACTGGACTGACAATAGAAGAGCTTAAAGCAGAAATAAGAAAAGCACGTGAACTCACCGACGGCATCATCGGGGTAAACATCCTTTTTGCGGTCTCTGAATTCGCGGATCTTGTCAAGGTCTCCATCCAAGAAGGCATCGACCTTGTCATCTCAGGAGCAGGCTTCTCACGCGACATGTTCCAGTGGGGAAAAGAAGCGGGCACACCGATCGTTCCGATCGTATCCTCGTCAAAAGGCGCAAAAATGGCCGAAAAATTAGGCGCAAGTGCGATTATTGTCGAAGGCAAGGAAGCTGGCGGTCATTTGGGTACCGACAGAAGCATCAAAGACATCATCACAGAAGTAATCGAAGCGGTAAAAATTCCTGTTGTCGCCGCCGGTGGCATCATGGATGGTTTTGATATCCACGAGTTCGTAAAACTGGGCGTGCAAGGTGTTCAGATGGGCACAAGATTTGCAGCGACTCACGAATCCAATGCGTCAGAAGAGATGAAAGCGCATTATATCTCCTGTGGCAAAGAGGACGTGGTTCTAGTGGATAGTCCAGTGGGACTACCTGGCAGAGCGCTCAAGAGCACATTTACAGAAAGAATTAGAATTGACGGCGGAGAAACAATCGAACACTGCGTCAACTGTTTGAAGCGCTGTTCGAGATCCTTCTGCATCATGAACGGATTATATGCCGCAGTAGGTAATGACATCCCCGAAAACGCACTTTACTTTTCTGGCGAGAACATCCACAAGATAACAAGCATCCTATCCGTAAAAGAGGTCTTCGAAAACCTGAAAAGGGAATTCGCACAAGCGGATGCGATGGACAATCAGTAA
- a CDS encoding ABC transporter permease codes for MTHLIAATLKRQLKWKNTIIIQLALILLTLFMQFLFSGYETTLVSSEQIRFGVASEDTHPAATLLINSFATNENFTSLFTVVIDEKDSVIDQFNRGTLDAYIIIPEGFSYGLMYYENKPLSIYTHADNPVKNRLLEGVFNSYSEYVTAVDLTTLSLYRTMDDAGSTDEAKVSANEQFSVEMITAAMGRGRHFTTSTLSYLPKITTLHYILLALPLSLIAFMSIGFGLSTLESRQTSTFKRLLTTGTSPLFIVMAEIIAQTLQLVGVLLPVVLAVYYTADLSFAGSAFLAFILCSMLFVSIWRSVSYMFKDAQSLSFLATIVTSLLVLAGGGLIPFVLLPLMVKKIGVFSPIYLILRLAITGVGSSFVTLGILMSLFALFVSIEVILIKNTPVLEVLK; via the coding sequence ATGACGCATTTAATCGCAGCGACGCTCAAGCGACAACTGAAATGGAAAAATACAATCATCATCCAGCTAGCACTCATTCTACTGACCCTGTTTATGCAGTTTTTGTTTTCTGGCTATGAGACCACACTTGTCAGTTCCGAGCAAATAAGGTTCGGTGTCGCAAGTGAGGACACGCATCCGGCTGCGACACTTCTGATCAACAGCTTTGCCACCAATGAGAATTTCACGTCGCTCTTTACCGTAGTGATCGATGAAAAGGACAGCGTCATCGATCAGTTCAATCGGGGAACGCTTGATGCATACATCATCATACCGGAAGGTTTTTCCTATGGCCTGATGTACTACGAAAATAAGCCCCTCAGCATCTATACCCATGCGGACAATCCTGTGAAGAATCGTCTGCTAGAAGGCGTATTCAACAGCTACAGCGAATATGTGACAGCAGTCGACCTGACTACCCTAAGCCTCTATAGGACGATGGACGATGCGGGGAGCACCGATGAAGCCAAGGTTAGCGCCAATGAGCAGTTTTCGGTCGAAATGATCACCGCTGCCATGGGAAGAGGGCGCCATTTCACCACCTCCACCCTTTCCTACTTGCCTAAGATCACAACGCTTCATTATATACTCCTTGCACTTCCCCTGAGTCTCATCGCATTTATGAGCATCGGATTTGGCCTATCGACGCTTGAAAGCAGACAGACCTCCACTTTTAAACGTCTGCTCACCACAGGAACCTCGCCGCTATTTATCGTTATGGCAGAGATTATCGCACAGACACTGCAGCTTGTAGGCGTCCTATTGCCCGTTGTGCTGGCAGTCTATTATACAGCAGACTTAAGCTTTGCCGGATCGGCCTTTCTGGCCTTTATCCTGTGCAGCATGCTTTTTGTAAGCATTTGGCGCAGCGTCAGCTATATGTTCAAAGACGCTCAGTCCCTCAGTTTTCTTGCCACCATCGTGACAAGTCTCTTGGTTTTGGCGGGTGGAGGACTGATTCCCTTTGTGCTGCTGCCTCTGATGGTCAAAAAAATCGGCGTATTCAGTCCTATTTATCTGATCCTACGCCTCGCCATCACCGGTGTCGGCTCTTCCTTTGTCACACTTGGCATACTTATGTCCCTGTTTGCCTTGTTCGTATCGATCGAGGTGATTCTAATTAAGAACACCCCTGTCCTGGAGGTACTAAAATGA
- a CDS encoding ABC transporter ATP-binding protein encodes MILVKGLKKSFVLSKKQRAANKEDSPIKHALKGIDFEVKKNEIFGLLGPNGAGKTTTLRCLSTLIVPTEGDVYINGFHGVREGEKVRESLAFLTSELKLDPHFTPEYTVKFFGRLHGMDVQLLKDRMEHLFESFGVSDFRHTKIKDLSTGMKQKLSIVVSLIHDPKVVIFDEPTNGLDVITAKAVTDYLVELKKSGKTIILSTHMMHVAEKLCDRIAILLDGSIRVVGTADQIKAQTRTNSLEDAFFSYYYEETQVTGDV; translated from the coding sequence ATGATTCTTGTAAAAGGGCTGAAGAAATCTTTTGTGCTGTCCAAAAAACAGAGGGCTGCGAACAAGGAGGATTCACCGATCAAACATGCCCTTAAAGGCATTGACTTTGAGGTGAAGAAGAATGAGATCTTTGGCTTGCTCGGACCCAACGGAGCCGGCAAGACGACAACCTTAAGATGCCTATCGACCCTAATCGTGCCCACAGAAGGTGATGTGTACATCAACGGATTTCACGGTGTAAGGGAAGGCGAAAAGGTAAGGGAGTCGCTTGCCTTTTTAACCAGCGAGCTTAAGCTGGACCCTCATTTTACACCCGAATACACTGTAAAGTTTTTTGGGCGGCTTCACGGGATGGATGTGCAGCTTTTGAAAGACAGGATGGAGCATCTGTTTGAATCATTTGGTGTAAGCGACTTTAGACACACCAAAATCAAGGACTTATCTACCGGGATGAAACAGAAACTTTCGATTGTGGTCAGTCTGATTCACGATCCCAAGGTGGTCATTTTCGACGAGCCTACCAACGGACTTGACGTAATCACTGCAAAGGCTGTTACCGACTATCTTGTGGAGTTGAAAAAGAGCGGCAAGACCATTATCCTCTCGACGCATATGATGCATGTCGCCGAAAAACTGTGCGACCGCATCGCGATTCTCCTTGATGGTTCGATCAGAGTGGTAGGTACCGCCGATCAAATCAAGGCTCAAACGCGAACGAACAGTCTTGAGGACGCTTTTTTCAGTTACTACTATGAAGAAACGCAGGTGACAGGTGATGTTTAA
- a CDS encoding inositol monophosphatase family protein codes for MNENLNVILEAVIALVKKVGRYQVKEQFSESLSVDSKSSRVDLVTSVDKKSEIMLCKELLKLIKGSQMLGEESGLTGQTGDWLWIVDPLDGTTNYAQGLPIYAISIALTFKNEAKLAVVHVPRLDETYTAIAGEGARLNGTGIKVSLKEDLVDCVIATGFPYDRATHPQNNAEEVKRMVPLVRGIRRMGAAAFDLSQVACGHLDGYWEYNLAPWDLAAGKLLIEEAGGLVLKLKARGQSVVCGNSSIVKHVIEALGLEVV; via the coding sequence ATGAATGAAAACTTGAATGTGATCCTTGAGGCGGTGATCGCACTTGTGAAAAAAGTGGGCCGTTACCAAGTGAAGGAGCAGTTTTCAGAGTCCTTGTCTGTAGATTCGAAATCATCCAGGGTAGATCTTGTGACAAGCGTAGATAAGAAGTCGGAGATCATGCTTTGTAAGGAACTGCTTAAGCTGATAAAAGGTAGTCAGATGTTAGGTGAGGAGTCGGGGCTTACCGGTCAAACCGGTGACTGGCTTTGGATTGTAGATCCTCTTGACGGGACGACAAATTATGCCCAAGGGCTTCCTATTTACGCGATTTCAATCGCCTTAACCTTTAAAAATGAAGCAAAACTGGCAGTGGTCCATGTTCCGAGACTTGATGAGACCTATACGGCGATAGCGGGTGAGGGTGCCCGCCTCAACGGCACGGGAATCAAGGTGTCTTTAAAGGAGGACCTTGTCGATTGTGTCATCGCGACGGGGTTTCCCTATGATAGGGCCACCCACCCGCAAAACAATGCTGAGGAAGTCAAGAGAATGGTTCCGCTTGTAAGGGGGATCAGAAGGATGGGAGCTGCGGCTTTCGATCTGTCGCAAGTGGCTTGCGGCCATCTGGACGGATACTGGGAATATAATCTGGCACCGTGGGATCTGGCAGCGGGCAAGCTGTTGATCGAAGAAGCCGGAGGGTTGGTCCTTAAGTTGAAAGCAAGGGGTCAATCGGTGGTTTGCGGCAACTCAAGCATTGTAAAGCATGTGATAGAAGCACTTGGTTTAGAGGTCGTATAG
- a CDS encoding helix-turn-helix domain-containing protein, whose protein sequence is MLNQLGKRIKEMRVKKEMTLKNLSDATGLSTGFISQLERGLTTISVDSLQKLSDALEVNLNYFFKTAVKREDVVLKRHQRSILSVENQFIYYQMSSDYTDKLLFPRMIELLPQKELEKIDTFSHEGEEFIYVVEGILTLVVDDELYELYPGETAHFNSARSHNWYNATNQLVKILAVSHPNRLAEQE, encoded by the coding sequence ATGTTGAATCAATTAGGTAAGCGCATTAAGGAAATGCGTGTGAAAAAAGAAATGACACTAAAGAATTTGAGCGATGCGACAGGGCTTTCCACAGGCTTTATCTCACAGCTTGAACGGGGACTGACGACAATTTCAGTGGACTCGCTTCAAAAATTATCCGATGCCTTAGAAGTGAACCTAAACTACTTCTTCAAGACGGCTGTGAAGCGCGAAGACGTCGTACTTAAGAGGCATCAGCGCAGCATCCTATCTGTTGAAAATCAGTTCATCTATTACCAGATGAGCAGCGACTATACGGATAAATTGCTTTTTCCACGAATGATCGAGCTATTGCCGCAAAAGGAACTCGAGAAGATCGATACCTTTTCACATGAAGGGGAGGAGTTCATCTATGTCGTTGAAGGGATTCTGACTTTGGTCGTAGACGATGAACTCTATGAGCTGTATCCGGGCGAAACGGCTCATTTCAATTCTGCAAGAAGCCATAACTGGTACAATGCCACGAACCAACTTGTTAAAATACTTGCGGTCTCCCATCCTAACAGACTTGCTGAACAGGAGTAG
- a CDS encoding lycopene cyclase family protein: MFDVIVIGAGPAGLSVGSELARSKRVLILDGKSSIEDCTKSWFIPASLVEGNDEVLPFMTKGINRLLCSTASGKDTVWETSLPGGYYYVDEHAILKFWGEKALDRGAEIILETYYTDHVTKEDRVVVETTKGRFEAKLLIDASGHDSQVKKNYKTDENYYWWSVYGAIVEHPNGLHGMENGDYMLWQTFKDTQAGDDVTLEGGRPVFEYEVLTENSSFPLILYLRKSKVQKDLMRTEFKHVLYNEDRTSQFKDAVIKEEKWGWYPSGDLTVKQAEDRVDFIGDAGCWTTPCGWGFGFIVYNYKHYAKSIEELLDKDRLDEASLKGMIQFNINEKHQILMDAIASHFLANGTPEQLDKFIDFFNNNEPLMCEKIFTLTISQEEIRGVAKEFVKFFNPLELLSIYPKEDWNLLLKEIPYFLADTIGEAVAKTKKADIGFKPAFDISDNKAYE, encoded by the coding sequence ATGTTTGATGTTATTGTTATAGGAGCTGGTCCTGCAGGATTAAGTGTCGGGTCGGAACTCGCAAGGAGTAAGCGTGTTCTCATCCTTGACGGAAAATCTTCGATTGAGGATTGCACCAAGAGCTGGTTCATACCGGCTTCGCTTGTAGAGGGAAACGACGAGGTGCTACCTTTTATGACTAAAGGCATCAACCGCCTCTTGTGTTCGACAGCATCGGGTAAGGACACCGTATGGGAGACTTCGCTGCCTGGGGGTTACTATTATGTGGATGAACATGCGATACTCAAATTCTGGGGCGAAAAGGCTCTAGATCGGGGTGCTGAGATTATTCTCGAAACCTACTATACGGACCACGTTACCAAAGAGGACAGGGTGGTTGTGGAAACTACAAAGGGAAGATTCGAAGCGAAACTCTTGATTGACGCTTCGGGGCATGACTCTCAGGTGAAAAAGAATTATAAGACCGATGAGAACTATTACTGGTGGTCTGTTTATGGAGCGATCGTCGAACATCCCAATGGTCTGCATGGCATGGAAAATGGAGATTACATGCTTTGGCAGACCTTTAAGGATACCCAGGCGGGTGATGATGTGACGCTTGAAGGCGGAAGACCGGTATTTGAATACGAAGTGCTGACAGAAAACAGTTCCTTCCCGCTGATCCTCTATCTAAGAAAAAGCAAGGTGCAAAAGGATTTGATGCGAACTGAGTTCAAACACGTGCTCTATAATGAGGACAGAACCAGTCAGTTCAAGGATGCGGTCATAAAAGAGGAGAAATGGGGATGGTATCCTTCGGGAGACCTTACGGTCAAGCAGGCTGAGGACCGGGTGGACTTTATCGGCGATGCGGGTTGCTGGACCACGCCATGCGGCTGGGGATTTGGATTTATCGTTTACAATTACAAGCATTATGCCAAATCGATCGAGGAGCTTCTTGATAAGGACAGGCTGGATGAAGCGTCGTTAAAAGGAATGATTCAGTTCAATATCAACGAAAAGCATCAGATTCTGATGGATGCCATCGCATCGCACTTCTTGGCGAACGGGACACCCGAACAGCTCGATAAGTTTATCGATTTCTTCAACAACAATGAACCGCTCATGTGTGAAAAAATCTTTACGCTGACAATCAGTCAGGAGGAGATCCGCGGAGTCGCAAAGGAATTTGTAAAATTCTTCAATCCGCTGGAACTCTTGAGCATCTATCCAAAAGAGGATTGGAATCTGCTACTGAAGGAAATACCCTATTTTCTTGCAGACACCATCGGAGAGGCGGTTGCAAAAACAAAAAAAGCGGATATCGGGTTTAAACCTGCATTTGATATCTCTGATAATAAGGCTTACGAATAA